TAAAAATGATAAAGGAACTTTGAGTTCTTCTTTTATGTTTGACCGATTTTTGATTATTATAACTTTTTTATGAAAATTTTCTGTAAATCTTTTGAGAAGAATGTTTGGGATTCCTGAATTTTTATGCGAAAAATCACAGAATTTTTATGTTTTTTCAGAAAATGGTGCAACAATGAGGTCTTTTTTGAAAAAAATCCCGAAAAAATCGCAAAAAACTTAAAAAATATTCAAAAAATATTTGAATTATACAGAGTTATATGTTATAATATAGAAATAAGCTGAGAAGCTTTTACCCAAAAAATCAAAAACTAAAATATAAAAGACAGAAAGGATTTTATTACCATGGAAGAAAACATCTTAACCAATGATAAACAGGGCTCCATTAAAGTGAGCGCAGAAGTGTTGTCTGTTATTTCCGGAATGGCAGTGACTGACATTGAAGGAGTTGCTTCTTTGATTGAAGATCCCGATAGCACTGTTTATTCCAAAAAAATGCTGAGCCGCGGTATCAGCGTAGATCAGAAGCCTGATGGTTTATCCGTAAACTTGAATATTGTTGTAAAATATGGTTATTCTGTTGCAGAAGTTTCCCGTGAAGTACAGCTGAAGGTAAAAGATGCAATGGAAAATATGCTGGGCTTTGCAGTGAAAACCGTTAATGTTATCGTAGCAGGTGTGGATTTCACCGAAGCGGACCAATAAAGGAATGAAATCATGAAAAGAAGAGAATTAAGAGAGCATGCCTTCAAACTGATTTTTTCGGGACATGAAGGTGTCTTGCCTGAAGAAGGGATTGCATTTTATCTTTCTGATAATGAAATCAAAGGGAAAGATGCCAAAGAACTGACCGAAAAGGTGAATCTGGTATTTTCTAATTTAGAAAAAGTGGATGAAGTGATTGCTGCCAATGTAAAAGGTTACGCTTTTGACAGAATTTCCAAAGTGTCTTTGGCGGTATTGCGTCTTGGCGTGGCAGAAATGCTGTTTGATGAAACGGTGCCTGACGGAGTTGCTGTGTCAGAAGCTATGGCAATTGCAGAAACCTTTGAAGACGAAAAAACAAAAACCTTTGTGAACGGTGTGTTAGGAGCCGTGTCCAGAGGGAAGGAATAAGGACTTTATTATGGATGTTCTTACCATTACAGAACTGAATTTATACATTAAGGGCTTAATTGAACGGGACGGTATTCTGGCAAACATTACCGTAAAGGGAGAAATCTCCAATTTCAAGCATCATTCTTCCGGGCATTTGTATTTGTCTTTAAAGGATGACGGTGGGGTAATCCGTGCCGTGATGTTTCGCTTTGCTGCCCAAAAATTAAAATTCCGTCCTGAAAACGGAATGCAGGTAATTGTGTCGGGGAAAGTTTCCGTGTATGAACGGGACGGTCAGTATCAGATTTATATTGACGAAATGATGCCCGACGGTGTGGGTGCCTTGTATGTTGCTTATGAACAGTTAAAAACACAGCTGGAGCAGGAAGGATTGTTTTCTCAGCAATATAAAAAGCCCATTCCAAAATATCCTGAGACAATCGGGATTGTTACCTCTCCCACGGGAGCTGCCATCCGAGATATTTTAAATATCTTAAAACGACGTTTTCCGTATACCAAAGTGTATTTATACCCTGCCCTGGTGCAAGGGGAAGGAGCA
This region of Oscillospiraceae bacterium genomic DNA includes:
- a CDS encoding Asp23/Gls24 family envelope stress response protein gives rise to the protein MEENILTNDKQGSIKVSAEVLSVISGMAVTDIEGVASLIEDPDSTVYSKKMLSRGISVDQKPDGLSVNLNIVVKYGYSVAEVSREVQLKVKDAMENMLGFAVKTVNVIVAGVDFTEADQ
- the nusB gene encoding transcription antitermination factor NusB: MKRRELREHAFKLIFSGHEGVLPEEGIAFYLSDNEIKGKDAKELTEKVNLVFSNLEKVDEVIAANVKGYAFDRISKVSLAVLRLGVAEMLFDETVPDGVAVSEAMAIAETFEDEKTKTFVNGVLGAVSRGKE